A window of Vespa velutina chromosome 15, iVesVel2.1, whole genome shotgun sequence contains these coding sequences:
- the LOC124954472 gene encoding protein lethal(2)essential for life-like yields MSLLPILFSNWWENLDRPHRIFHQHFGLSLNPEDLPSSWIPYDTNTNLLIYRPRRHLQHRHHLYERGVTRKTSGTSTVEADKNRFQVTLDVQQFAPNEVTVKVIGKNVMVEGKHEEKQDEHGLISRQFLRKYMIPEQCDIDQLYSTLSSDGILTIIVPKKILALEEKERIIKIQNTGQPALKDNVTKYDEIEKEKDLQNQKSPVQQREQDKTVKAA; encoded by the coding sequence atgtCTTTGTTgccaatattattttcaaattggtGGGAGAATTTGGATCGTCCTCATCGTATTTTTCATCAACATTTTGGCTTATCTCTTAATCCTGAAGATTTGCCATCTTCGTGGATCCCATACGATACAAATAcgaatcttttaatatatagacCACGACGTCATTTACAACATCGTCATCATCTATACGAAAGAGGTGTGACACGTAAAACATCTGGCACATCGACCGTAGAAGCTGATAAAAACAGGTTTCAAGTAACTTTGGATGTTCAACAATTTGCACCGAATGAGGTGACTGTAAAGGTGATAGGAAAAAATGTTATGGTCGAAGGTAAGCACGAAGAGAAACAGGACGAACATGGTTTAATATCTAGACAATTTCTCAGAAAGTATATGATTCCTGAGCAATGCGATATAGATCAATTATATTCTACACTGTCTTCTGATGGAATTCTTACTATCATTGTTCCTAAGAAGATATTGGcattagaagagaaagaaaggatcaTAAAGATACAGAATACAGGACAGCCTGCATTGAAAGATAATGTGACAAAGTATGatgaaattgaaaaggaaaaagatttgcAAAATCAAAAGAGTCCAGTACAACAGAGAGAGCAAGATAAAACGGTCAAAGCtgcttaa
- the LOC124954474 gene encoding uncharacterized protein LOC124954474 has product MLLLLNMEKKIVFSIFLLYLIIKEGESLLCYRCNSNHPGCGTPLNWLWYWGESCPEYDDKCVKIIERKGAETIITRECLSSVRSFRTDMPADHYEGCRPAAKDLRLGHYVNNSIHQLDIHRDYYDEVTWCFCYFDNRCNNANNYNISILLLAISFSIAGYFAT; this is encoded by the exons ATGctattacttttaaatatggaaaagaaaattgtattctctatttttctattatatttgataattaaagaag GAGAAAGCCTTTTATGTTATAGATGTAATAGTAATCATCCTGGGTGTGGCACTCCATTAAATTGGTTATGGTATTGGGGAGAATCTTGTCCTGAATATGATGACAAATGTGTGAAAATAATTGAGAGAAAAGGGG CTGAAACCATTATTACAAGAGAATGCTTGAGTTCTGTACGTAGTTTCAGAACAGATATGCCAGCAGATCATTATGAAGGATGCCGTCCTGCTGCAAAAGATCTTCGTTTAGGACATTATGTAAACAATAGTATACATCAATTAGATATCCATAGAGATTATTATGATGAGGTAACATGGTGCTTTTGTTATTTTGATAACAGATGcaataatgctaataattacaatatttctaTCCTATTGTTAGCTATATCATTTAGTATTGCAGGATATTTTGCaacataa